The following is a genomic window from Amyelois transitella isolate CPQ chromosome 23, ilAmyTran1.1, whole genome shotgun sequence.
CAAACATTCTGaactcaaatatttttccaaaatttatAACGATGCTGATTCGGAAGTACGcgttagatttattttgactttttttatttatgtcttaAACTCCTGTAGCAACATAACTTGCTGGCATATTATTATCTCCTTGCGTTTAAGTCCATACTTTCTAATATTAAGAAAGTTTAtcgtataaaaagaaaatattcgtATTTTAGTTTGGTTTgtgatgaataaattaaaaatttacaatctattttgataatattaggCAAAGAGATAAAACTTTCAGGAGCCGTCGACATAACATATAGGCATAcgaaaattaacttaatttattgttataatgatTGTCATAGATTCTTAACTTAATTTGATGGTAAAGACGACTTAAGaactgaaatttataattattcctAGTCAGTGAATCTCTGGAAATCTTACCATTACGTCATTTTGGCTCTTACGTTTATTTTAAggaaagtaaaaaagtatCCATTAAATATTCCCAACGAGAATTTGCGTCACACAGCCGCGCGATCTTATAATCTTATCCAGATCCATACATAGCAACATCACCTTTTAAATCCGAAAATAGTCTTATTCCAAGAATAATATCTACTCCCACGCGGCGTCAATTCCCGGTCACATTACGTGATCtcggattgggtaagtcaaaTTGTTACCCAaagcgattcccgtctgacctccacaacctttgcagggaaaccagGGAGACAtattagattttaataaaagctaTCCTAAAAAAAgctgaaaaaaaatgatataacGCGATTAAGCCCACGCCTACTtctttagttgccttttactacatacctacatgggaaatagatggagtggctCTAGCTTAAACCGGCGGGAAACGCGGGGCACAAGAATTGGAAATAATTTACCTGAAACTAATACTTTCAATTCCTATTCCAATTTCTCATATTAACAAAAGACATAAAAAAAGATCATTTATTCATTGTCTTTCCAGGTCTTGGTAGCTTACTCGGAGGTCAAGATGGCAAAATCGATCCAGCCATGATAGGAACCATGATGTCTATGTTTGCAAGCCAAATGGGCAACACTGATAAACCCAGTAGGCAGAAAAGGGAAAGCCAGAATAAAAACGATTTCAACATAGATGGACTACTAAGTCTTGCATCAGGATTTTTGGGCAACCGAAACGGAGGAGCCGAAAGTATTCTACCActaataatgaatatattaaGCTCATTCTCCGATCCAGAAAGCAAAAACGTAGCAGACGGTCACAAAGATCACGCTCAATTTTTACCACCGTTTTTAGagaaaatacatttgtattgGGACCTGTTCATAAATTCTGAACTTGGCAAAACGGTTTGGGAAAAATCTGGATTAAAGAAAACGATGAAAGCATTTACTGGACCGGACGGAAAGATCAGTTTCGAGCTGATGTTCAAGAACTTTGAGAACCATTCGTTCAGACGACACTGGATCAAAGTGGCTGCGAAGTATTTGACGGACACCGTGGTGTCTGTGGCGAAACCAGAAGTATACCAGAAGtaagtgttaatttttatttctttatttaagtttacCTATAATGATTGATGATGAcaaggttcaaatcccaatTCAGCCATGTACAAATGTctttgattaattatttatttattgacttaTTTCTGAGTTCGTTTAAATGTTCTGACTGCGATAAAAAGGAAACCTGGTTATTAGAGCAACCGGTTGTTGAGTTTCTTCTaggattgcggaggtcaactGTCAATACAAACTAAGAAGATGATGTTATAACAACAAATCACACAGAGATACCCCTAGAGTCTAGACTCTCAATTGGGAAATTCTCCCAATTTTTACCAGGTTTACACTTGATTCGCTAGTCCTACAACATCCAGGGGAAAGAAACTTTCCTTTATTTAATGACTCATGCAAAACTCGTTAATTAACAAgatcacaaaaacaaactatCAATAATCTGTACCATTCCTTTCCAGGTACATGTCCTCGGCCCAGTACTTCATCAACGGTTTCCTGGACTCTCAGGGTCTCCCCAAACACACCCATCTCAACCTGAAGAAGCCCACGCAGTCCATCAGCGCACTCCTCAATTATGTGCTGAAGAAATACCTGGATATTGATACCAATGTATCAGCTTATGTGGCCCCAGCGATCGAATATATAAAGGTAATTGTACTTAACGGATTTCGAAGACCAGATAAACGGAGAAATGTCGAAAGCGAGCCCTGAAGTTTAATAGCGGAGAATGTTCTTGAATATTATGATGAGTGTGATACAAGCCTATTTCCTCAACAAATATGCCCTGCCCTGATATGTGCATCTGAGATCACAAAAATGTCTTGATCATAAAACATTTgaatacatatctacatatgaATGTCTCTATCTCAGAGGAGCAAGCACACACTACATTCTTACCTTCCACGACCTTTATAtccttatttcgcttcatccgcattcatcaatcttttcatgcaagctcgtcgtttcatgaccttttgccagaatgTCGTGATTCGATCAAGGCACGTTCGTCTAGACCTTTTCCTCTAgttctcatctctgcgtgtcgCTATTTGCATCCACAGCTACTATGCTTATCGGTCTGCGTTCCGTTACGCGACGTTTCTCTTACCACTTTATGCGGACTAGGGTTTCTTAAGTTCTAAGATCATTCTCTAAGCCATCCAATGTTCCCAATTAAACTTATATTGTTTCTTTgccggcctctgtggcgcagcggtggtacgcttgtctgtgacatcggaggtcccgggttcgaatcccggtcaaggcatgatgagaaaagaactttttctgattgacctgggtcttggatgtttatctatataagtatttataataaaatataatatcgttgagttagtatctcgtaacacaagtctcgaacttacttcgaggctaactcaatcagtgtaatttgtcccgtatatatttatttattaagtacaaCTGTCTTTGAAAAATACCCTCATTTTCAGCAAACCGTAAAAATGGGCGAGTCCATATCCCAATCGCTGGCCGGCCGTGGGGACTACAACGCACTGGTGGACCACATCACTGACACCCTGAACTTGGAGGTCATCGAGCCCGTGCTCAGGGTGTACAGAGCCTACCAGCATTCAGTCAAGTCGCCACAGTGCCAAGAACATCTGATGTGCCTCGTGAATAGGC
Proteins encoded in this region:
- the LOC106130786 gene encoding uncharacterized protein LOC106130786, coding for MRKIGILLLLCQFITLPIMEGRSDDENPFLDLASSFLQNMGDGGNNLNGLAAIGNIVGNLMQGDKAKNLGSMFGQDTNGNDGGDILSGLGSLLGGQDGKIDPAMIGTMMSMFASQMGNTDKPSRQKRESQNKNDFNIDGLLSLASGFLGNRNGGAESILPLIMNILSSFSDPESKNVADGHKDHAQFLPPFLEKIHLYWDLFINSELGKTVWEKSGLKKTMKAFTGPDGKISFELMFKNFENHSFRRHWIKVAAKYLTDTVVSVAKPEVYQKYMSSAQYFINGFLDSQGLPKHTHLNLKKPTQSISALLNYVLKKYLDIDTNVSAYVAPAIEYIKQTVKMGESISQSLAGRGDYNALVDHITDTLNLEVIEPVLRVYRAYQHSVKSPQCQEHLMCLVNRHHDKDKEGRLGFKAGLTKVSSLVASAALSYHNGKGFWDLYNAVKNDVNCDVEYPADCSEFHEHELKVTTEVYHSEL